From the Desulfosarcina sp. BuS5 genome, one window contains:
- a CDS encoding ABC transporter ATP-binding protein, whose product MKQIDKTIIKARNKHLYKLVKGSWVKLLIAMICMLIQAGATSSIPFLIKPVVDDIFINKDTAMLKLIPLAVILVYFILGSAMYGQQYFMNYVGQDIIRRLRNSIYSKISELPISFFHKETTGVLMSRITNDVNIIRAMVSTAVTGALRDVFTIIGLTSVIFYRDWEMATFAIIIIPVAFFPIVKIGKMVRKISTGTQEAVGELNSFLHETFTGNIIVKAFGMENYENSRFREMTKGLFKLELKSVKAKELASPVMEFLGGLGVACVIWYGGSQVIAGDSTPGTFFSFMGAVLMLYGPVKKLSKLNNVLQAGLAGADRVFEIIEKKTDIKEIKNPVIIKPGSHDVSFIDVSFKYGDVTALENINLTARAGEVIALVGMSGGGKTSLVNLIPRFYDVWKGALLIDGTDVRNASIASLREQIAIVTQSPILFNDTIRNNIAYGNHDASGEDIEKAARAAYAYDFIQHLPKKFDTSIGELGSRLSGGERQRICIARALLKDAPILILDEATSSLDTESEMLVQKALENLMKGRTTFVIAHRLSTISYADRIVVIVNGRIMEEGTHKELIAKQGEYYKLYNMQFNNGSNP is encoded by the coding sequence ATGAAGCAAATAGACAAAACCATAATAAAAGCCCGTAACAAACATTTGTATAAACTCGTTAAGGGGAGCTGGGTAAAGCTGCTTATCGCGATGATATGCATGCTGATCCAGGCCGGGGCCACTTCTTCTATACCATTTTTAATAAAACCGGTGGTTGACGATATCTTTATAAACAAAGACACAGCCATGCTCAAGCTGATCCCCCTGGCTGTTATCCTGGTTTACTTTATCTTGGGGTCTGCCATGTACGGCCAGCAATACTTTATGAATTATGTAGGGCAGGATATAATCAGGCGCCTGAGGAATTCTATTTACAGCAAAATTTCCGAACTGCCAATCTCCTTTTTTCATAAAGAAACAACCGGAGTGCTGATGTCACGCATAACAAATGATGTCAATATCATCAGGGCTATGGTTTCGACTGCTGTTACAGGAGCATTGAGAGATGTCTTTACTATTATAGGATTGACATCTGTTATTTTTTACAGGGACTGGGAAATGGCTACATTTGCCATCATAATAATTCCCGTAGCCTTTTTTCCGATTGTAAAAATAGGAAAAATGGTGCGGAAAATAAGCACAGGTACCCAGGAGGCCGTTGGCGAACTTAATTCTTTTTTGCACGAGACATTCACGGGAAATATCATAGTAAAAGCATTCGGCATGGAAAACTATGAAAACAGCCGTTTTAGGGAGATGACAAAAGGTCTGTTTAAACTTGAGTTAAAATCCGTCAAAGCTAAAGAGCTGGCATCCCCTGTCATGGAATTTTTAGGAGGCCTAGGGGTTGCCTGCGTTATCTGGTATGGCGGTTCACAGGTTATTGCAGGTGATTCGACGCCCGGCACTTTTTTTTCATTTATGGGCGCTGTGCTTATGCTGTACGGTCCAGTTAAAAAATTAAGTAAACTCAACAATGTTTTGCAGGCTGGTCTTGCCGGAGCAGACCGGGTTTTTGAAATCATTGAAAAAAAGACGGATATTAAGGAGATCAAAAATCCTGTCATCATCAAGCCGGGATCGCATGATGTATCATTCATAGATGTTTCTTTTAAATATGGCGATGTAACGGCTCTGGAAAATATCAATCTGACTGCCCGTGCAGGAGAAGTCATCGCCCTTGTGGGTATGAGCGGAGGAGGCAAAACATCCCTGGTAAACCTTATACCAAGGTTTTACGACGTATGGAAAGGGGCGTTGCTTATTGACGGAACCGATGTCAGAAACGCGTCGATTGCTTCTCTCCGTGAACAGATCGCCATAGTAACCCAGTCCCCGATTCTTTTTAACGATACTATCAGGAACAACATTGCTTACGGCAATCATGATGCTTCGGGAGAAGATATAGAAAAAGCGGCCAGAGCGGCTTATGCATACGATTTTATACAGCATCTGCCAAAAAAATTTGATACCTCCATCGGTGAATTGGGAAGCCGTCTTTCAGGGGGAGAAAGACAAAGAATATGTATTGCCCGCGCCCTGCTAAAAGATGCGCCCATCCTTATCCTGGACGAGGCCACCTCCTCCCTTGACACCGAATCCGAAATGCTTGTCCAAAAAGCTTTGGAAAATCTTATGAAAGGCCGCACAACCTTTGTTATTGCCCACAGACTCTCCACCATAAGTTATGCGGACAGGATAGTTGTAATTGTAAACGGCCGGATCATGGAGGAAGGCACACATAAAGAGCTGATTGCAAAACAGGGGGAATACTACAAACTATATAATATGCAGTTTAATAATGGCTCTAACCCTTGA
- a CDS encoding Gfo/Idh/MocA family protein codes for MKKLRIGVVGVGYLGKFHTEKYANMENVDLVGVVDIDKSRADNIAAEFNTLSFLNHKDLVNKIDAASIVASTPEHYKVAKDFLENGIDVMIEKPITTSIADADRLIDLAEEKGLIIQVGHLERFNPAVVALRNIIKKPMFIESHRLSFYKERGIDVSVVLDLMIHDIDLISNFVRSEIKSIHASGVPVISEHVDIANARLEFKNGCVANITASRISIKNERKIRLFQKDAYISVDFSNYKITIIRKTGSNKKGLIPGMEVENISFQQGDALNDELISFVKSVQNRTSPEVTGEMGRDALKIAISTMQQIKNANSKLLNL; via the coding sequence ACATGGAAAACGTCGACCTTGTTGGTGTGGTTGATATTGACAAATCCAGAGCCGATAATATAGCGGCCGAATTTAATACCCTCTCATTTTTGAACCATAAAGATCTTGTGAATAAAATTGATGCCGCCAGCATTGTGGCTTCAACACCGGAGCACTATAAGGTTGCAAAGGATTTCCTTGAAAACGGCATTGATGTGATGATTGAAAAACCTATCACAACATCTATTGCGGATGCGGACAGACTTATTGATTTAGCTGAAGAAAAAGGACTTATTATACAGGTCGGTCATCTGGAACGTTTTAATCCGGCAGTAGTTGCCTTGCGCAACATTATAAAAAAACCGATGTTTATTGAATCACATCGCCTCAGTTTTTACAAGGAACGGGGTATAGATGTCAGCGTTGTGCTGGACCTCATGATTCATGATATAGATTTAATATCCAACTTTGTCAGATCGGAAATAAAGTCGATTCATGCATCCGGTGTGCCTGTTATTTCAGAGCATGTGGATATTGCGAACGCACGCCTGGAATTTAAAAATGGATGTGTTGCCAATATTACGGCCAGCAGAATTTCAATAAAAAATGAGCGAAAAATAAGGCTTTTTCAAAAAGATGCGTATATTTCGGTTGATTTTTCAAATTATAAAATTACCATTATCAGGAAAACCGGCTCTAATAAAAAAGGACTGATACCAGGTATGGAAGTTGAAAATATATCATTCCAGCAGGGGGATGCCTTGAATGATGAACTGATTTCCTTTGTTAAATCCGTCCAAAATCGAACCTCCCCGGAAGTAACCGGTGAAATGGGCCGTGATGCTTTAAAAATAGCGATATCCACTATGCAGCAGATAAAAAATGCAAATAGCAAGCTCTTAAATCTATAA
- a CDS encoding lysophospholipid acyltransferase family protein: MKTAIKNYISEIKWKLTGILGRILIDLLCATTTIKSDGLKKVAPILGSGKLIFAFWHSRILLISYLLKGWNGAILVSRSKDGEIIARILQNQGHETIRGSTSKGGLRALAKQIKLLKEHTRPGGVIPDGPRGPRQKVQPGVIMLAKKTGYPIVPISYSAKKIKIFSSWDRFIVPYPFTRCTIIFGDPIYIPGDINKNSYGLFINKLEKELCRITDEADGSFNHLIT, encoded by the coding sequence ATGAAAACTGCCATTAAAAACTATATATCAGAAATAAAATGGAAGCTGACGGGTATTCTTGGTAGAATACTTATTGATCTACTTTGTGCAACTACAACAATTAAGTCGGATGGTTTAAAAAAAGTTGCACCGATCCTAGGTTCCGGTAAATTGATTTTTGCTTTCTGGCATTCAAGGATTCTTCTCATAAGTTATCTCTTGAAAGGATGGAATGGAGCAATCCTTGTCAGCAGATCAAAAGACGGTGAAATTATAGCGAGAATACTGCAAAACCAGGGGCATGAAACTATTCGCGGTTCTACTTCCAAGGGAGGCTTGCGAGCCCTTGCAAAACAGATTAAACTCCTGAAAGAACATACAAGACCGGGAGGGGTTATACCGGACGGCCCCAGGGGACCACGGCAAAAGGTTCAGCCTGGTGTCATCATGCTTGCCAAAAAGACAGGATACCCTATTGTTCCAATTAGTTATAGCGCCAAAAAAATCAAGATTTTCTCCAGTTGGGACAGGTTTATAGTGCCGTACCCGTTTACCAGATGCACAATAATATTCGGTGATCCTATCTATATCCCTGGAGATATAAACAAAAACAGCTATGGATTATTTATCAATAAACTTGAAAAAGAACTCTGTCGTATAACAGATGAAGCCGACGGGTCATTTAACCATTTAATAACATGA
- the lpxB gene encoding lipid-A-disaccharide synthase, with amino-acid sequence MIIAGEASGDHHGARLVNAMEMEKNNLVFCGIGGKSMKKAGVKILVDAAELSVVGITEVFAKFPTIFKALAVAKRLLKSLNPDLLILIDYPDFNLRVAVAAKKMRIPVLYYISPQIWAWRQGRVKKIGKIIDHMAVILPFEEIFYTEHDIPVTFVGHPLLDSSKTFCKVEKSGQQIIGLLPGSRNSEITKLLPVMLESAVLLQENFGDIKFILSVAPTVNKQYVEEATEKFSSIINLELNAGPVVKVLEQSRLVITASGTVTLETAIAGIPMIIVYKVSPVSFMLGKLMIKVDNIGLVNLIAGKTLVPELIQNEASPQNITATACRMLNDPILMEDIRNELLKIKNILGGPGASLEVAKIALNMLS; translated from the coding sequence ATGATAATAGCCGGTGAGGCTTCGGGGGATCATCACGGAGCAAGGCTTGTTAACGCCATGGAAATGGAAAAGAATAATCTTGTTTTCTGTGGCATCGGCGGCAAATCCATGAAAAAAGCCGGCGTAAAAATCCTGGTGGATGCCGCAGAACTTTCGGTGGTGGGAATAACAGAGGTTTTTGCTAAATTCCCCACTATTTTTAAAGCTCTTGCTGTTGCAAAACGCCTCCTGAAAAGTTTAAATCCTGATCTTCTGATATTGATAGATTATCCTGATTTTAATCTGCGTGTTGCAGTGGCTGCAAAAAAAATGCGCATCCCCGTGCTTTATTATATCAGCCCGCAGATCTGGGCATGGAGACAGGGACGTGTAAAAAAAATCGGAAAGATAATAGACCATATGGCAGTTATCCTGCCGTTTGAGGAAATTTTTTACACGGAACATGACATACCTGTTACATTTGTAGGCCACCCACTGCTCGATTCATCAAAAACTTTTTGTAAAGTTGAAAAATCGGGGCAGCAAATAATTGGACTTCTTCCAGGATCACGGAACAGTGAGATTACAAAGCTTTTACCGGTCATGCTTGAATCTGCTGTTCTGCTGCAGGAAAACTTTGGTGATATCAAGTTTATTCTTTCAGTTGCCCCAACAGTCAATAAACAGTATGTTGAGGAAGCAACCGAAAAATTCAGCAGTATCATCAACCTGGAACTCAACGCCGGCCCTGTTGTAAAGGTGCTTGAACAAAGCCGCCTTGTTATAACAGCATCCGGAACCGTTACCCTGGAGACTGCTATTGCAGGCATTCCTATGATAATAGTATATAAAGTATCACCTGTAAGTTTCATGCTTGGCAAATTGATGATAAAGGTTGATAATATCGGCTTGGTAAACCTTATTGCCGGAAAAACCCTGGTTCCCGAACTGATACAGAATGAAGCATCTCCTCAAAATATTACCGCAACAGCCTGCCGCATGCTTAATGATCCAATCTTGATGGAAGATATCCGTAACGAACTACTTAAAATAAAAAATATACTCGGAGGTCCTGGAGCTTCCCTGGAAGTGGCTAAAATAGCTCTTAATATGCTTTCGTGA